The DNA segment TGGAATTTGCCCGGGGCACGAGCGGTTACGTGCGGCTCGCCAATCAAGCCAACCCTTCCGTGGTTCTGGCCGACGCCGTGAAATTTGAGTACGTCACCGCCCAGGATTTTCCGACCGATCACACCGTGCCGACGTGGTGGCGCGACTTTTTCTTTGGCGGCCCGATGGATCCGCTCGCCGATCCCGATAATGACGGCTACCACACGGCGCGCGAATACGTCATGGGCACGAACCCCACCAACGCCGCCTCGCACTTGCGATTCACCGTCAACGTGACCAACGCCGTCGCCAATCTCTCCTTCTGGCCGCAACACGCGGACCGGACCTATCAACTGCTCAGTCGCCCGGAACTGAGCTTCACCCCGTGGGCGGAAGTCTCGGCGGCGCCGGTGCGGCTGGCTGATGGCACGGGGTTGTTTGCGCTGACGGCCACCAACTCGGCAAAAAACTTCTACCGATTGCAGGTGAGTTTGAATGACGCGGAAAACCCCAATCCCTTGGCCGCTCCCTTGGCCGCGCGCGCGCGACTGGTTTTCGACAACCAATTCTGCGGACCGTATCGCGTCTTTGTCCGTTGATCTTGTAGCGCCAGCAAGACCTCGCGCTGAACCAACCCGCGCGGCAACACTGAAAAGTTCAGAAACCGCTCGTCGGTTTATCTGATCGGTCTTACGCCCCAGGCAGGCGCGGCAACCCCAGTTCCTTCAGAAATGAATTGTGTTGTTTTCGAGCCTTGGTAATTGCGGCTTCCGCGTCCACCAGTTGCTGGTGCGTCGTCGCGAGATCAATTTCCAGCTCCGGCATCGCCGTGCTGATATAGCGAGAAATGTTGAGGTTGTAACCTTCTTCGGCGATTCGCTCCATTGAAATGCGCTTGGCGTAGCGCGCTTCCTCTTTTCGGAACTGGTAGGTCTCGATGATCTTTTCGATGTGCTCGGTGAGAAGAATGTTCTGGCGTTTGCCCTTCTCGAAATGCTCGGCGGCGTTGATGAACAGCACGTCGTCCGGCTTCTTGCACTTCTTCAACACGAGGACGCAGACCGGAATACCCGTGGAGTAAAAGAGATTCGCAGGCAGCCCGATGACGGTGTCAACGTGCCCGTCCTGGAGCAGTTTCTTGCGGATGCGTTCCTCGGCCCCGCCACGGAACAACACGCCGTGCGGCAGGATGATGGCCATGACGCCCTGATCTTTGAGGAAGTGGAAGCCGTGTAGGAGAAAGGCGAAGTCGGCGGCGGACTTGGGCGCTAATCCGTGATTCTTGAAACGCACGTCGTCGCCCATATCGTCCTTGGGCTCCCAACGGTAGCTGAATGGCGGATTGGCGACGATGGCGTCGAATTTCGGCATCTTCGCCGGATTGGTCTCGCGCAGGAAATCCCAGTCGTTGATCAGGGTGTCGCCGTGGTAAATTTCAAACTCCGTATCTTTCACTCCGTGCAGCAGCATGTTCATGCGCGCCAGGTTGTAGGTGGTGATGTTCTTCTCCTGACCGTAAATCTTGCCGATGCCGTGTGCGCCCATCCGCCGACGCACGTTGAGCAACAGCGAGCCGGAGCCGCAGGCGAAATCGAGGATGCTGCCCAGGTATTTAACCGAGCCGGTCTTGGGCTCCTGACTATCCAGCGTGACGATGCCGGAGAGGATGCTGGAAATCTGCTGCGGCGTGTAAAACTCGCCCGCCTTTTTCCCCGAGCCGGCGGCAAACTGCCCGATCAGATATTCATAAGCGTCGCCCAGCGCATCAATGTCGGTGGAAAATTCCGCCAGCCCTTTGGCGATCTCCTTGATGATGTCGCAGAGCTTCTTGTTTTTGTCTGCGTGCGTTCTGCCGAGTTTTTCCGAGCCAAGATTGATCTCGGAGAACAGCCCCTGGAACGTGCTCTGGAACGACTCGTTCTCGATGTATTTGAAACCGTCCCGCAGGGTTTCGAGCAACTCCCCGCTCTGTGTGCGCGCCAGATTCGCGATGCTGGCCCAGAGATGATCCGGCTTGATGACGTAATGCACCTTGCGCCGCATCTGCTTCTCGAACTCGACCACGTCCTTGGGATTGTTGGCATACCACCGTGAAAGTGGCGGGAGCGTCCGGCTCGCGTCTGCGGGAGACTCTGGAGCTGGAAGCTCCAGCCACTCTTTTCCCAACTCCTTCTTGGCGGCGGCTTCGTAATTGTCCGAGAGATAGCGCAGGAAGAGGAAGGCCAGCATGTAATCGCGGAAATCATCCGCGTTCATCGCGCCGCGCAATTGATCGGCGATGGCCCACAGGGTCTTGCCCAGGCGTTGTTGGTTGGATGCGGTCATTTGAATTGAGAATTTTGAAGTAGGAAGTGAGAAAAAGGGATGTTCATGGCGCGCTTTTCACTTTCTTCACGATGGTGGTGAGAATGGCGATGATCTGGTTGGATTCATCGCGCAGACCGGCGAGTTGTTTTTCAGGCAGAATATCGGCGGCCACGAGCAGGCGAATCCAATAGTGGGTTTCCCGGGCTTCCTTGAGCGCAATGGAAACCTTGCACAGAAAATCCGCCCGGCTTTGTCCGCCTTTCGACTCCTGCAAATTCGCGCCGATGGATGTCGCCGCGCGAAGAAGCTGATTTGACAAGGTGCGCGGCGCGCCCGGACGTCCGTCCAGAGTCTGGCACAGCTTCACCACGCGCACGGCAAACGCAAACGCTCGCTCGGATATTTCTTGCGGCTTTTCATCCATGATTTTCTCACTTCTCACTTCTCACTTCTCATTTCCCGCAGGAAAAAGTTGCTGCATCAGTCCGCGCTTGTGAGTCCGGAGAGCTTCGAGCTTGGCACTCTGGGCGGCGATGGCCCACAGGATCTTGCCCAGGCGTTGTTGATTTGATGCGGTCATGTGGTTAGCTTCGAGAAACCCAGCATTCGAAACGCGTCGTTGTAGCGGGTCTGACCTTCCAACGTATTTGCCACCAGCGCCGCCGCGAAACGTTTGCTCACGCGCGCCGCTTGAGTCAGGTAAAAGTTGCCTCCGCTCCCGCGCGGAATGGCTTGCAATCTTTTCACCTCCGCATGGTAAGCCTCCCAAAATTCTTGCTGGTTAAGTCCGCCGACATCATGAATCCGCCGCAGGATGACCAGGGTGCTCACCTTAAAACGTCCGGCCAACCGACTGGTTTCCTCCCGCCACCCGGCTTTGGGACGATATTCGCGCCGCATCCGATCAATGGGCACGAGGAGTTCTGCCGCGACTTCGTTGCACCACCGTTCCACCTGTTGCTCCGGCACGGCCGTGGGTTGGGCATCCGATACGGCCGACTGGCCCAGCCAGATATGCGCCAGTTCGTGCGCCAGGGTGAACATCTGTCCCGCCTTCGTGTCGGCGCCGTTAATGAACACCAGCGGCGCCAGGTCATCGGCCATCGCGAAACCACGGAACTCCTGCGGATCCAAATGCCGGTAATTGTTATTATGAACGACCCCGTTGCACATGACGAGGATGCCCAATTCATCTGCCTGTTCGATGAAACACCGCAGCGCATCCGTCCAGGTCGGCAACTGGCGGCGCGCGTCCAAATCAAAGCCAAGCTCCGCTCCGATCCTGGCGGCGGTGGTGACCACGTCGTCACCCACCCGGGCCGAACCGACAAAGGCCAGAGGCGTCTCTCCCATCGAACGCGCGTAGTTTCGAAACCACTCCTGCCGTTGCTGGCAGACGTAAATCGTGTCCAACAGGTCCGGCGACGGGCGGCTCAGACGCGCATTGGCCGGGGTGCGGAAATCTGGAATCGGAACCTTTTCCACGGGCGGTTCAGGAAGGAAAAGATAGCCGATGGGCGTGTGCGTTGCGTTTGCGAACGCTTCGAGCTGCCTCAAGGTGGGCTGCGCCGCGCCGCTCATCCAGCCCCCCAGATGCGGAAACTTGTGCGCCAGATCGGCGACGTCAAACCCGGCGCGTTCACACGCCCAGCGCAGCAACTGCGGTTTGATGGCCACCCGATTCATGGTCAAAATCTACCGGCTGACATTCCGAACATCAATCTCGCCGGTGCCGGTGGCGTGGTATTGGGCGCATATCAAAAAATGAGCACCTTTTCACAGCCTTTCATTAGCACCCAGCTTTAGCTGGGTGATCGAGGCGTTCAATGTTTACAACCGCTTCAGCGGTTTCTTTCGGCGGATAAACCGCTGAAGCGGTTTTAGTCCTGGGCGCACACCCAGCACCCAGCTAAAGCTGGGTGCTAATGAAAGGCCCGCCATTGCAGGGGATTTTGGATGTATGGCCTGCTCAAATTTTGATATACGCCCGTGGCATTTCCGCAAGCACCATGGGCGTTTGCGGAGCGCGGCATTAATGCCGCTTCAACGCACGACGTTTCGAGGCCGTTGAATCGGGCGAGGCCGTTCGCGCTGCGGGACGTGAAGCGGCGTGAACGCCGCGCGCCATAGCTCCGTCAGGAGCGGCATCTTTGTAGAGCCAACCCCCAAACAAATCCACAGCCCCGGCAGGGGCGACATCGGAATATGTCGCTCCTACGGAGCTTGAAAAATATTGTGACGCGTTTTCTACAAAGATGCCGCGCCTACGGCGCTGGGCTGGCGCGTTGAAATTAGCGAATGGGATTGCGCTCATGCCCCGGCCTCCGATGGGGAGGGAAAAAGTTGCTGCAT comes from the Verrucomicrobiia bacterium genome and includes:
- a CDS encoding type I restriction-modification system subunit M, whose translation is MTASNQQRLGKTLWAIADQLRGAMNADDFRDYMLAFLFLRYLSDNYEAAAKKELGKEWLELPAPESPADASRTLPPLSRWYANNPKDVVEFEKQMRRKVHYVIKPDHLWASIANLARTQSGELLETLRDGFKYIENESFQSTFQGLFSEINLGSEKLGRTHADKNKKLCDIIKEIAKGLAEFSTDIDALGDAYEYLIGQFAAGSGKKAGEFYTPQQISSILSGIVTLDSQEPKTGSVKYLGSILDFACGSGSLLLNVRRRMGAHGIGKIYGQEKNITTYNLARMNMLLHGVKDTEFEIYHGDTLINDWDFLRETNPAKMPKFDAIVANPPFSYRWEPKDDMGDDVRFKNHGLAPKSAADFAFLLHGFHFLKDQGVMAIILPHGVLFRGGAEERIRKKLLQDGHVDTVIGLPANLFYSTGIPVCVLVLKKCKKPDDVLFINAAEHFEKGKRQNILLTEHIEKIIETYQFRKEEARYAKRISMERIAEEGYNLNISRYISTAMPELEIDLATTHQQLVDAEAAITKARKQHNSFLKELGLPRLPGA
- a CDS encoding four helix bundle protein, whose protein sequence is MDEKPQEISERAFAFAVRVVKLCQTLDGRPGAPRTLSNQLLRAATSIGANLQESKGGQSRADFLCKVSIALKEARETHYWIRLLVAADILPEKQLAGLRDESNQIIAILTTIVKKVKSAP
- a CDS encoding ImmA/IrrE family metallo-endopeptidase, with amino-acid sequence MNRVAIKPQLLRWACERAGFDVADLAHKFPHLGGWMSGAAQPTLRQLEAFANATHTPIGYLFLPEPPVEKVPIPDFRTPANARLSRPSPDLLDTIYVCQQRQEWFRNYARSMGETPLAFVGSARVGDDVVTTAARIGAELGFDLDARRQLPTWTDALRCFIEQADELGILVMCNGVVHNNNYRHLDPQEFRGFAMADDLAPLVFINGADTKAGQMFTLAHELAHIWLGQSAVSDAQPTAVPEQQVERWCNEVAAELLVPIDRMRREYRPKAGWREETSRLAGRFKVSTLVILRRIHDVGGLNQQEFWEAYHAEVKRLQAIPRGSGGNFYLTQAARVSKRFAAALVANTLEGQTRYNDAFRMLGFSKLTT